Proteins encoded by one window of Dioscorea cayenensis subsp. rotundata cultivar TDr96_F1 chromosome 6, TDr96_F1_v2_PseudoChromosome.rev07_lg8_w22 25.fasta, whole genome shotgun sequence:
- the LOC120263488 gene encoding uncharacterized protein LOC120263488 has protein sequence MECPARDSVAGERKEEACGATVAGAYQIDPFLIEALQNPRHRLTVLRMELDIQRFMQNPGQNQFEFQHFPTSYLRCAAHRVAQYYGLQTMSLDNVSDGLVSRILAIKTQESRFPPVYLSEIPVKQSEIDSIGQVKIAIRTRPNKTSSGDTDELGRRVNPARTMEERMEEYDKARARIFSASSGLEGESLCMIAPDEKSMCENPDEQEYCRTWIEESERACMKDGASRVAIFRDREKDRHDPDYDRSYNRYARNLSYGQNFNLGAPNLVQPPLLQYEAGFPQLAQLPRVQPSVSYPAIINPFCASGGNKSSGDTVYMQWPSPTMLYAHSYEHFRHAVFQPPSYQQPLSFDHSQNY, from the exons ATGGAGTGTCCGGCGAGAGACAGCGTTGCCGGAGAGAGGAAGGAGGAGGCTTGTGGTGCCACGGTGGCCGGTGCTTACCAGATTGACCCCTTCCTCATCGAGGCTCTCCAGAACCCTCGGCACCGCCTCACGG TGTTGCGTATGGAATTGGACATTCAGAGGTTCATGCAGAATCCTGGCCAGAATCAGTTTGAATTTCAGCATTTTCCAACTTCATATCTTCGGTGTGCAGCACATCGTGTTGCTCAATACTATGGCCTACAGACCATGTCACTAGATAATGTTTCAGATGGTTTGGTTAGCAGGATATTAGCTATAAAAACTCAGGAGAGCAGATTTCCACCAGTCTACCTTTCAGAAATTCCTGTAAAACAATCTGAAATTGATAGTATTGGGCAAGTTAAGATTGCTATTCGTACAAGGCCAAACAAAACTTCCTCTGGTGACACAGATGAATTGGGTAGAAGGGTAAACCCTGCAAGAACGATGGAAGAGAGGATGGAGGAATATGACAAAGCTCGGGCTCGAATTTTTAGTGCATCTAGTGGTCTTGAAGGTGAAAGTCTATGTATGATTGCTCCAGATGAAAAAAGTATGTGTGAAAATCCAGATGAGCAGGAATATTGTCGAACCTGGATTGAGGAGAGTGAAAGGGCTTGCATGAAGGATGGTGCTTCCAGAGTAGCCATTTTCCGGGACAGGGAGAAGGACCGCCATGATCCAGATTATGATCGGAGTTACAACAG GTATGCAAGAAATCTCTCATATGGGCAGAATTTTAATTTGGGGGCACCCAATCTGGTCCAGCCTCCATTATTGCAGTACGAGGCAGGGTTCCCTCAGTTGGCTCAGTTGCCAAGAGTCCAACCTTCTGTGAGTTACCCAGCAATCATTAACCCATTTTGTGCTTCGGGCGGCAACAAGTCTTCTGGAGATACCGTCTATATGCAATGGCCAAGCCCTACTATGTTGTATGCACACTCATATGAGCATTTCAGACACGCTGTCTTCCAg CCGCCATCATATCAGCAACCTCTGAGCTTTGATCATTCGCAGAACTATTAG